A region of Planktomarina temperata RCA23 DNA encodes the following proteins:
- a CDS encoding helix-turn-helix domain-containing protein yields the protein MKQVERGHWSNEAKEYYYAKRAAALGVRTKAENQHVTNVTSSPSQEEHADTLGVSRPTIARWEKDIKDIMSDPELAEKASTPEGYKEAKKVVRDTHETVERKGLLYALAPLK from the coding sequence ATGAAACAAGTGGAACGTGGTCACTGGAGTAATGAAGCGAAGGAGTATTACTACGCAAAACGTGCTGCTGCTTTGGGTGTTAGAACCAAGGCAGAAAACCAGCATGTAACAAATGTTACAAGCTCTCCGTCACAGGAAGAACACGCTGATACCCTTGGGGTCAGTCGTCCAACAATCGCAAGATGGGAGAAAGACATTAAGGATATCATGTCTGACCCTGAGTTAGCAGAGAAAGCTTCAACACCAGAGGGCTACAAAGAAGCTAAGAAGGTCGTTAGAGACACACATGAAACAGTCGAGAGAAAAGGCTTGCTATACGCCCTCGCTCCTCTCAAGTAG
- the rpsU gene encoding 30S ribosomal protein S21 encodes MQVSVRDNNVDQALRALKKKLQREGVYREMKLKQHFEKPSEKKARQAKEGLSRQRKLARKKAEKEG; translated from the coding sequence ATGCAAGTAAGTGTTCGTGATAATAACGTCGATCAGGCTCTTCGGGCTTTGAAAAAAAAGCTACAGCGCGAAGGCGTGTATCGTGAAATGAAGCTCAAGCAACATTTCGAGAAACCATCTGAGAAAAAGGCGCGTCAGGCGAAAGAAGGACTCAGCCGTCAGCGTAAACTCGCCCGTAAAAAAGCTGAAAAAGAGGGCTGA
- a CDS encoding IS481 family transposase, with protein MSNIESKLIKPKLGVLELAKQLGSVSAACKTMGYSRDSFYRFKKLYENGGEEALREISRKKPIIRNRVPEHVERAVIELAIENPALGQLRVAQELLQRGIVVSSGGVRSIWLRNELETMKKRLKALETRSAQEGFVLTEAQIVALEKAKSQREAAGEIETYHPGYLGSQDTYFVGTMKGVGRIYQQTFVDTYSRVAMAKLYIEKTAITAADMLNDQVVPFFDEQEVPLLRILTDRGTEYCGTVERHSYQLYLAMEDIDHSKTKANHPQTNGICERFHRTMKNEFYDIAFRKKIYGSLEELQTDVDHWLAKYNEQRPHSGKHCYGKTPMQTFREARHLVGEKTIPITNQSDSMYEMTHAG; from the coding sequence ATGAGCAACATCGAAAGTAAACTAATCAAGCCCAAGCTTGGCGTTTTGGAATTGGCAAAGCAGCTTGGCAGCGTCAGCGCGGCTTGCAAAACCATGGGCTATTCGCGTGACAGTTTTTACCGCTTCAAGAAGCTTTATGAGAACGGTGGCGAAGAAGCCTTGCGCGAGATCAGCCGTAAGAAGCCGATCATCCGCAACCGTGTACCGGAACATGTCGAACGCGCGGTGATTGAGCTTGCGATTGAAAATCCTGCCTTGGGCCAGCTGCGTGTCGCCCAAGAATTGTTGCAGCGGGGCATCGTGGTCTCCAGTGGTGGGGTGCGGTCGATTTGGTTGCGCAACGAGCTGGAAACCATGAAAAAACGCCTGAAAGCCTTGGAAACGCGGTCCGCGCAAGAAGGGTTTGTTCTGACCGAAGCGCAGATTGTGGCGCTGGAAAAAGCCAAGTCACAACGTGAAGCGGCTGGTGAGATTGAGACCTACCATCCCGGCTATCTTGGCAGCCAGGATACCTATTTTGTCGGCACAATGAAGGGGGTTGGACGGATTTACCAACAAACCTTCGTCGATACATATAGCCGCGTGGCAATGGCAAAACTGTACATTGAGAAAACGGCGATCACTGCCGCCGATATGTTGAATGACCAAGTCGTACCCTTCTTTGACGAACAAGAGGTGCCCCTGCTGCGCATCTTAACAGATCGGGGCACGGAATATTGCGGCACCGTTGAGCGTCACAGCTATCAACTGTATCTGGCCATGGAAGATATTGATCACAGCAAGACAAAAGCCAACCATCCCCAAACAAACGGGATCTGTGAACGCTTTCATCGCACCATGAAAAATGAGTTCTATGACATAGCGTTCCGCAAGAAAATCTACGGATCGCTGGAAGAGCTGCAAACAGACGTTGATCATTGGTTGGCAAAATACAACGAACAGCGACCCCATTCGGGAAAACATTGCTACGGAAAAACGCCCATGCAAACATTCCGTGAAGCTCGACATTTGGTAGGCGAAAAGACTATCCCTATCACAAACCAATCTGACAGCATGTACGAAATGACACACGCTGGATGA
- a CDS encoding tyrosine-type recombinase/integrase yields MPEHLTQRTLARLEPEGTGKRYFVYGSNPVGLGIEVSAKGKASYFVEIRIRGRRSATRKKIGSVDLISLSDAQAEAKAMLGDAAKGIDFRYSAQEEEIKPETVGFALEQHLTEKRHSLRDSTIRDYQKTFNNCFSDWRSLPLQQLTKKRVTDRYLELRDTGKSSDYVNKAFRNLSSTLSYYDVEPNPIRVLKQKGLRQSGKARERFLSQDEIVQIMQHHLIGSKRDATGTKVPKITRIFMFFMLTGLRANEVIGLKWKDVQDGYFIITGDVAKNKKPHKMPLVGSLKSIVGQRKKDDDPVFGYTQSGYRTAKDKFLEATKMVHFTTHDFRRTFSEHLNLCGYSELDIAVANNQSSTNVTKKHYLGGELAKASLQVKMLTDLQNQFEFYLHGDSKSNNPQKAPERWEETVFVEPDMSNDDFQEYLK; encoded by the coding sequence GTGCCAGAACATTTAACACAACGAACCTTAGCCAGACTCGAACCCGAAGGAACTGGTAAGCGATACTTCGTATACGGCTCGAATCCTGTGGGATTAGGTATTGAAGTTTCTGCTAAAGGTAAAGCCAGTTATTTTGTGGAAATACGAATAAGAGGTAGGAGAAGTGCGACACGTAAAAAGATAGGTTCGGTTGACCTAATTTCTCTATCAGATGCACAGGCCGAAGCGAAGGCAATGCTTGGCGATGCAGCGAAGGGCATTGATTTTAGGTATTCTGCGCAGGAAGAAGAAATTAAACCAGAAACAGTCGGTTTTGCCCTAGAACAGCATTTAACCGAAAAACGCCACTCTCTCAGGGACAGTACTATCAGGGACTACCAAAAGACATTTAACAACTGCTTTTCGGATTGGCGCAGCCTGCCCTTACAGCAACTTACGAAGAAACGTGTTACAGACCGTTATTTAGAATTAAGAGACACTGGAAAGAGTTCAGACTACGTCAACAAAGCCTTTAGAAATCTGAGTTCTACCCTAAGCTATTATGACGTGGAGCCTAATCCAATACGGGTATTGAAACAAAAAGGGTTGAGACAATCTGGTAAAGCTAGAGAAAGGTTCCTCAGCCAAGACGAAATCGTTCAAATAATGCAGCATCACCTAATCGGATCGAAGCGGGATGCTACAGGTACAAAAGTTCCCAAGATAACAAGAATATTTATGTTCTTTATGCTAACAGGTCTTCGTGCAAATGAAGTGATTGGGCTAAAGTGGAAAGACGTACAAGATGGTTATTTTATAATAACGGGCGACGTGGCAAAAAATAAGAAGCCACACAAGATGCCTCTTGTTGGGAGCTTAAAGAGCATAGTTGGCCAACGTAAAAAAGATGATGATCCAGTATTTGGCTACACTCAGTCAGGTTACAGGACAGCTAAAGACAAATTCCTTGAAGCAACAAAGATGGTACATTTTACCACACATGACTTTAGGAGGACATTTTCTGAGCATCTTAATTTATGTGGGTATTCCGAGCTAGATATTGCCGTTGCAAACAATCAAAGCTCCACAAATGTAACGAAGAAACATTACCTAGGTGGAGAATTGGCTAAAGCGTCTTTGCAAGTCAAAATGCTGACGGATTTACAAAACCAATTTGAATTTTACCTTCATGGCGATAGCAAAAGTAATAACCCGCAAAAAGCCCCGGAAAGATGGGAAGAAACGGTTTTTGTTGAGCCTGATATGTCCAATGACGATTTTCAAGAATATCTTAAATAG
- a CDS encoding tyrosine-type recombinase/integrase: MVSKSSEYLWKKNEVFYFRRHVPVDVQKHYERSSIVICLKTKSKPSALRASKSIASKLDDFWFKMRLADLDVPASHLLIKGKPKEAFTSYAPKLSEALSKYCSLKGQDRAALFFKAGKRNVGYVIDHLGDRPIDTYSSADASSFRDRLLERGLNVSSVARIFGTVKAVVNLTIQELGLDCSNAFANIYLPKNVEGKRKPLPIDEIILIQKTCLEISDERRLLLALISDTGMRLSEALGLVWGDVDLEHVHPHINLVPHLWRPLKTSGSKRLVPLVGVALTAIKLMHQQGVNTQFLFPSYTNAERCNGNSASAALNKWLKAYTEHGVVHSFRHSFRDRLRAAEVNTELTDQLGGWALSSVGQGYGDGHTLTQKHTAMERIVL, encoded by the coding sequence GTGGTATCCAAAAGCAGTGAGTATTTGTGGAAGAAGAATGAAGTCTTTTACTTTCGTAGGCATGTACCAGTGGACGTGCAGAAGCATTATGAGCGATCAAGTATCGTCATTTGCTTGAAGACCAAGAGCAAACCTTCAGCATTGAGGGCCAGTAAATCAATCGCCAGCAAGCTGGATGATTTTTGGTTTAAAATGCGTCTTGCTGATTTGGATGTCCCTGCATCTCACTTGTTGATCAAGGGAAAACCGAAGGAAGCATTTACTTCGTATGCTCCTAAATTGAGTGAAGCTTTATCGAAGTATTGTTCTTTAAAGGGGCAGGACCGTGCAGCACTCTTCTTCAAAGCAGGAAAGCGAAATGTTGGTTATGTGATCGATCACCTTGGAGATCGCCCAATTGATACCTACAGCTCAGCTGATGCTTCATCATTTAGGGATCGGTTGTTAGAACGAGGCCTCAATGTGTCATCCGTAGCCCGTATCTTTGGAACGGTTAAAGCAGTGGTAAATCTCACTATCCAAGAGCTTGGCTTAGACTGTTCAAATGCATTTGCAAATATCTACCTACCTAAGAATGTAGAGGGAAAACGCAAACCATTGCCTATCGATGAGATCATATTGATCCAAAAAACGTGTTTGGAAATTTCCGATGAGCGCAGACTATTGCTCGCTCTAATATCGGACACTGGGATGCGTCTGTCAGAGGCTCTGGGGCTTGTGTGGGGCGATGTTGATCTTGAGCATGTGCATCCGCATATCAATCTTGTTCCGCATCTGTGGCGGCCACTAAAGACCTCTGGGAGTAAACGACTTGTTCCACTCGTTGGAGTAGCTTTAACGGCGATAAAACTTATGCATCAGCAGGGGGTTAACACCCAGTTTCTGTTCCCATCGTATACAAATGCTGAACGTTGCAATGGCAACTCAGCTTCAGCGGCTTTGAACAAATGGTTGAAGGCGTACACAGAGCACGGAGTGGTCCATTCATTCAGGCATAGTTTCAGGGATAGGCTACGTGCCGCTGAGGTGAATACAGAGCTTACAGATCAATTAGGTGGGTGGGCATTGTCATCAGTGGGTCAAGGCTATGGAGATGGTCATACGTTGACGCAAAAGCATACTGCGATGGAGCGTATAGTGTTGTAA